A genomic window from Rhizobium sp. 007 includes:
- a CDS encoding ATP-binding protein, which yields MAARQRIIPVRREYNRWVANQTLEDYALRFTAKSARQFSSQRISQTAIGAISFLALEAIGGAITLSYGTTNAFFAIVVASIAMLAIGLPISRYAIRHGVDIDLLTRGASFGYIGSTITSLIYASFTFMLFAIEASIMSGALELTLGIPLWIGYIVSAVMVIPLVTYGVKLISRFQLVTQPFWIVLNILPFIFIAILDWEKFDLWRAFAGIRHASGPPGTIADFNLMEFGAASAVILALMSQIGEQADFLRFLPPDGHRKLRHRLAVFLAGPGWVIIGAPKLLAGSFLVVLTLSAGVAVDRAADPAQMYLTAFGYMIPWHNGALLLMAAFVVVSQLKINVMNAYAGSLAWSNFFSRLTHSHPGRVIWLIFNVAIALLLMELGIYRLLEETLGIFSIIAMAWLCTISADLFINKPLGLAPPGIEFKRAHLYDINPVGLGAMGLSATIALIAHFGAFGAIAASLAPYITLVIALTASPLIAWATKGKFYLARKPRHSWKNLTNITCSVCEHPFEPEDMAWCPAYAAPICSLCCSLDSRCHDMCKPKARFNTQVGTVAKTLLPETVIEKLSTRLGRYGIAVVLALTAVGVILAMIAHQVASASPETAEVVNGTILIVFFVFSVIAGVVCWFYVLAHDSRVVAEEESSRQNTLLLREIAAHKKTDAALQNAKEAAEAANRAKSRYVVGLSHELRTPLNAVLGYAQILERDETIPAPRQSSIKVIRRSAEHLSGLIDGLLDISKIEAGRLQVYSNEINIHDFLDQIVDMFRPQAQAKGLAFTHDRSQSLPQFVRTDEKRLRQILVNLLSNAIKFTDEGSVTFDVGYRSQVATFTVSDTGRGIAEKDLSRIYEPFQRGEADSIRPMPGLGLGLTITQLLTNTLGGEIAVVSEKDKGSTFRVRLMLFAVMREMIAPPQEKKIVSYDGPRRTIVVVDDNEDHREMMREILVPLDFVMLTAGNGPDCLTLIEGIQPDLFLVDISMPGMNGWQLVSRLRESGQTSPIVMLSANIGDAAAAADSDGSHSDAIGKPVDIKQLRDKLALHLGLKWIYADAAQATVPVAQPPMKSPGCAHIEELLRLGEIGYIRGIEAKLADLAKVEANQPFTDELRTYVAAFDLAGFMTFLHGFDEKVETIG from the coding sequence ATGGCAGCGCGCCAACGCATCATTCCGGTGAGACGCGAATATAATCGCTGGGTCGCGAACCAGACGCTGGAAGACTACGCGCTGCGCTTCACTGCCAAGAGCGCCCGGCAATTTTCCTCGCAGCGCATCTCGCAGACGGCGATCGGTGCGATTTCCTTTCTCGCGCTCGAAGCGATCGGCGGTGCCATCACCCTTTCCTATGGCACGACCAACGCCTTCTTCGCGATCGTCGTCGCCTCGATCGCCATGCTCGCCATCGGCCTGCCGATCAGCCGCTATGCAATCAGGCACGGCGTTGACATCGATCTTCTGACGCGCGGCGCAAGCTTCGGCTATATCGGCTCGACGATCACCTCGCTGATCTATGCCAGCTTCACCTTCATGCTCTTTGCGATCGAAGCTTCGATCATGTCCGGCGCGCTGGAACTGACGCTCGGCATCCCACTTTGGATCGGCTACATCGTCAGCGCCGTCATGGTGATCCCGCTGGTGACCTACGGTGTCAAGCTGATCAGCAGGTTCCAGCTCGTCACTCAGCCCTTCTGGATCGTGCTCAATATCCTTCCCTTCATCTTCATCGCGATCCTGGATTGGGAAAAATTCGATCTCTGGCGCGCCTTCGCCGGCATTCGTCACGCTTCGGGCCCGCCAGGTACAATCGCGGATTTCAACCTGATGGAGTTCGGCGCCGCTTCGGCCGTGATCCTTGCCCTCATGTCCCAGATCGGCGAACAGGCGGACTTTCTCCGCTTCCTGCCGCCGGACGGGCATCGCAAATTGCGTCATCGGCTCGCCGTCTTTCTGGCCGGCCCCGGCTGGGTGATCATCGGCGCACCAAAGCTGCTTGCCGGCTCCTTTCTCGTCGTGCTGACGTTAAGTGCCGGCGTGGCCGTCGACCGCGCCGCCGATCCGGCGCAGATGTACCTGACCGCTTTCGGCTACATGATCCCTTGGCACAACGGGGCATTGCTGCTGATGGCGGCCTTCGTCGTCGTTTCCCAGTTGAAGATCAACGTGATGAACGCCTATGCCGGCTCGCTCGCATGGTCGAACTTTTTCTCGCGCCTGACCCACAGCCACCCCGGCCGCGTCATCTGGCTGATCTTCAACGTGGCGATCGCCCTGCTTCTCATGGAACTCGGCATCTACCGGCTGCTTGAGGAAACGCTCGGGATATTCTCGATCATCGCCATGGCCTGGCTCTGCACGATTTCGGCCGATCTCTTCATCAACAAGCCGCTCGGCCTTGCGCCGCCCGGCATCGAGTTCAAGCGCGCACATCTCTACGACATCAACCCGGTCGGCCTCGGCGCCATGGGTCTTTCGGCGACGATTGCGCTGATTGCGCATTTCGGCGCCTTCGGCGCAATCGCCGCTTCGCTTGCACCTTACATCACGCTGGTGATCGCGCTTACAGCCTCGCCGCTAATCGCCTGGGCGACGAAGGGCAAGTTCTATCTGGCGCGCAAACCGCGTCACAGCTGGAAGAACTTGACGAACATCACCTGCTCCGTCTGCGAACATCCGTTCGAGCCGGAGGACATGGCCTGGTGCCCGGCCTATGCAGCGCCGATTTGCTCGCTCTGCTGCTCGCTCGACAGCCGCTGCCACGACATGTGCAAGCCGAAGGCGCGGTTCAACACGCAGGTAGGCACTGTCGCCAAGACCTTGCTGCCGGAGACGGTGATCGAGAAATTGTCGACCCGCCTCGGACGTTACGGCATCGCCGTGGTTCTGGCCCTGACAGCGGTCGGCGTAATCCTTGCGATGATTGCCCATCAGGTCGCCTCGGCCTCTCCGGAAACGGCGGAGGTCGTCAACGGCACGATCCTGATCGTCTTCTTCGTCTTCTCCGTCATCGCCGGCGTCGTCTGCTGGTTCTACGTGCTGGCGCATGACAGCCGCGTCGTCGCCGAAGAGGAATCTTCGCGTCAAAATACTCTGCTGCTGAGGGAAATCGCCGCGCATAAGAAGACCGACGCAGCGCTTCAGAATGCCAAGGAGGCGGCAGAAGCCGCGAACCGGGCGAAAAGCCGCTATGTCGTGGGCTTGAGCCATGAGTTGCGCACGCCGCTCAACGCCGTGCTCGGCTATGCCCAGATTCTGGAGCGCGACGAGACCATCCCTGCGCCGCGCCAGTCATCCATCAAGGTCATCCGCCGCAGCGCCGAGCATCTTTCCGGCCTGATCGACGGTTTGCTGGACATTTCCAAGATCGAGGCGGGCCGCCTGCAGGTCTATTCGAATGAGATCAACATCCACGATTTCCTCGACCAGATCGTCGACATGTTCCGCCCGCAGGCGCAGGCGAAGGGTCTTGCTTTCACGCATGACCGCTCTCAGTCTCTGCCGCAGTTCGTCCGCACCGACGAGAAACGCTTGCGCCAAATCCTCGTCAATCTGCTTTCGAACGCCATCAAGTTTACCGACGAGGGGAGCGTGACCTTCGATGTCGGCTATCGCAGCCAGGTCGCGACCTTCACCGTTTCCGACACCGGTCGCGGCATTGCCGAAAAGGACCTGAGCCGCATCTACGAACCTTTCCAGCGGGGTGAGGCCGATAGCATCCGCCCCATGCCGGGGCTTGGATTGGGCCTGACGATCACGCAACTCCTTACCAACACGCTCGGCGGCGAAATCGCTGTCGTCAGCGAGAAGGACAAGGGTTCGACCTTCCGCGTTCGCCTGATGCTATTTGCCGTGATGCGCGAAATGATCGCGCCGCCCCAGGAAAAGAAGATCGTCAGCTATGACGGCCCGCGTCGGACGATCGTCGTCGTCGACGACAACGAAGATCATCGCGAGATGATGCGGGAAATCCTGGTGCCGCTCGATTTCGTCATGCTGACGGCGGGCAACGGCCCCGACTGCCTCACCCTGATCGAAGGCATCCAGCCGGACCTCTTCCTCGTCGATATTTCGATGCCCGGCATGAACGGCTGGCAACTCGTATCGCGCCTGCGCGAAAGCGGCCAGACCTCCCCGATCGTCATGCTCTCCGCCAATATCGGAGACGCGGCAGCCGCCGCCGACAGCGACGGCAGTCACAGCGATGCAATCGGCAAGCCGGTCGATATCAAGCAGCTACGCGACAAGCTGGCGCTGCATCTTGGCCTGAAGTGGATCTATGCCGACGCCGCCCAGGCAACCGTTCCCGTGGCTCAACCGCCGATGAAAAGCCCCGGTTGCGCGCATATCGAGGAATTGCTCCGCCTCGGCGAGATCGGCTATATCCGCGGCATCGAAGCCAAGCTCGCAGACCTTGCCAAGGTGGAGGCAAATCAGCCATTTACGGATGAACTCCGCACCTATGTCGCCGCCTTCGATCTCGCCGGCTTCATGACTTTCCTGCACGGCTTCGACGAAAAGGTAGAAACCATTGGCTGA
- a CDS encoding response regulator transcription factor, with protein sequence MAEPALPRDIVLLVDDSPEALGFLTDALEQSGFSVLIATSGSAALNIAERITPDLILLDAVMPSMDGFETCRKLKANAAVSQVPVIFMTGLTETEHVVHALESGGVDYLTKPINIDELRARIRVHLRNARSAQSARVALDAAGRHLLAVKGDGAVHWSTPQATRLVNAATGSDDGMDIVTNHIAEWMKMRAAAGRDAVISIANAGQATLQLGFLGTIGPDEYLFRLTAANQRSDDAVLRQHFSLTQRESEVLLWIAKGKANRDIGEILGLSARTVNKHLEQIYVKLGVENRASAAVKAAHVLHEI encoded by the coding sequence TTGGCTGAACCGGCCCTCCCCCGCGATATCGTTCTGCTGGTCGACGACTCCCCCGAGGCGCTGGGATTCTTGACCGATGCGTTGGAGCAGTCCGGTTTTTCCGTGCTGATTGCAACCTCGGGCTCTGCAGCTTTGAACATCGCCGAGCGCATCACGCCGGATCTGATCCTGCTCGATGCGGTCATGCCTTCGATGGATGGCTTCGAGACCTGCCGCAAGCTGAAGGCCAATGCGGCCGTCAGTCAGGTGCCGGTGATCTTCATGACCGGCCTCACCGAAACCGAACACGTCGTCCACGCGCTCGAATCTGGCGGGGTCGACTATCTGACCAAGCCGATCAATATCGATGAGCTTCGCGCCCGCATTCGGGTGCATCTACGCAACGCGCGTTCGGCGCAAAGCGCCCGCGTGGCCCTGGACGCTGCTGGACGTCACCTGCTTGCCGTCAAAGGCGACGGTGCCGTTCACTGGTCGACGCCGCAGGCAACCCGCCTCGTCAATGCAGCGACGGGCAGTGACGACGGCATGGATATCGTCACCAATCATATTGCCGAGTGGATGAAAATGCGCGCTGCAGCCGGGCGCGATGCCGTCATCTCCATCGCGAACGCGGGCCAGGCAACGCTTCAACTCGGTTTCCTCGGCACCATCGGACCCGACGAATATCTCTTCCGCCTGACCGCCGCCAATCAACGCAGCGACGACGCCGTGCTTCGCCAGCATTTCTCCCTGACCCAGCGCGAATCCGAGGTGCTGCTCTGGATCGCCAAGGGCAAGGCGAACCGCGATATCGGTGAAATTTTGGGACTGTCGGCACGCACGGTGAACAAGCACCTGGAGCAGATCTACGTGAAGCTTGGCGTCGAAAACCGGGCCTCGGCTGCGGTCAAGGCGGCGCATGTGCTGCATGAGATATGA
- a CDS encoding GNAT family N-acetyltransferase: protein MEIRNGVRENRLSDPGKITLDDLRWFIANPGIFVWEQDGEVQGFSAGDPRNGNIWALFVDDAYAKRGIGTALLASACSVLKDAGHDRIWLTTDPGTRAEKLYRQAGWELIGEKDNELLFELNLPAGSA from the coding sequence GTGGAAATCCGAAACGGCGTTCGTGAAAACAGGCTATCCGATCCCGGCAAGATTACACTCGACGATCTGCGCTGGTTTATTGCAAACCCGGGAATATTCGTCTGGGAACAGGATGGCGAGGTCCAAGGTTTTTCCGCCGGCGACCCGCGGAACGGCAACATCTGGGCGCTGTTTGTCGATGATGCTTACGCAAAGCGCGGTATCGGAACGGCCCTTCTTGCCAGCGCCTGTTCGGTCCTGAAGGATGCAGGCCATGATCGCATCTGGCTGACAACAGACCCGGGAACAAGAGCCGAGAAGCTCTATCGTCAAGCTGGCTGGGAACTGATTGGCGAGAAGGACAACGAACTGCTTTTCGAACTGAACCTGCCGGCCGGCAGTGCCTGA
- a CDS encoding acyltransferase: MKSRLYYVDRLRIFAFAILLVYHSSASFLPDINWLIHSDKTSATLSLVMDFPRAWRLALLFFVSGMGAAFTFGSAGSLSFLRKRTFRLLIPLLFAMAVIVVPQVWYERMYENGYQGSLLEFWTTRYFTEGRYPKGNFTWAHMWFVAYLLVMSVICYPIFGYLVQPGNKIAAWFERTSKTGFIYLFFLLPLALNLALSPFFPKQTNALYNDGAWFAVWASWFGLGFLMARHHSALIETIIGRRFVSAAIALVTSGLLYRYAWTVPEDQAIGSYAQNTPLFKAGIFLLAWSMILTLVGFAARHFNQPSDKLSAMNRLVFPLYIVHQTVTVAALYYVLPLDMTVAVSYSIVTAATILLSVLFAVCVDFVPGPARVLFGLSGHGRKIATSEPDRQLSR; this comes from the coding sequence ATGAAAAGCAGGCTTTACTATGTGGATCGGTTGAGGATCTTCGCCTTCGCCATTCTGCTCGTCTACCATTCGTCGGCGTCCTTCCTGCCCGACATCAACTGGCTGATCCACAGCGACAAGACAAGCGCCACGCTTTCTTTGGTCATGGACTTCCCGCGCGCTTGGCGCCTTGCGCTATTATTTTTCGTCTCGGGCATGGGAGCGGCCTTTACCTTCGGCTCGGCAGGCAGCCTGTCCTTCCTGCGCAAGCGCACGTTTCGTCTGCTGATACCCCTCCTCTTTGCCATGGCAGTGATCGTTGTGCCGCAGGTGTGGTACGAACGAATGTACGAGAACGGCTATCAGGGTTCACTTCTCGAATTCTGGACGACCCGCTACTTCACCGAAGGTCGCTACCCCAAGGGCAACTTCACGTGGGCGCATATGTGGTTCGTCGCCTATCTGCTGGTCATGTCAGTGATCTGCTATCCCATCTTCGGATACCTGGTACAGCCCGGAAACAAGATCGCAGCCTGGTTCGAACGCACTTCGAAAACCGGCTTCATCTACCTCTTTTTCCTGCTGCCGCTCGCACTCAACCTGGCGCTTTCGCCTTTCTTTCCGAAGCAAACGAATGCCCTCTACAATGACGGCGCGTGGTTTGCCGTTTGGGCAAGCTGGTTCGGACTGGGCTTTCTCATGGCCCGCCATCACAGCGCGCTAATCGAAACGATCATCGGCCGGCGCTTCGTCAGTGCTGCGATCGCCCTGGTGACAAGCGGGCTGCTCTATCGCTACGCCTGGACGGTGCCGGAGGACCAGGCGATCGGCAGCTACGCGCAAAATACGCCGCTATTCAAGGCAGGGATCTTCTTGCTGGCCTGGAGCATGATCCTGACGCTCGTCGGATTTGCGGCTCGTCACTTCAATCAGCCCAGCGATAAGCTGTCTGCGATGAACCGGCTGGTATTCCCGCTGTACATCGTGCATCAAACCGTAACGGTAGCCGCGCTGTACTATGTCCTACCGCTCGATATGACGGTCGCCGTGAGCTATTCGATCGTCACGGCCGCCACTATCCTGCTTTCGGTGCTGTTCGCCGTCTGTGTCGACTTCGTGCCTGGCCCGGCACGTGTCCTGTTCGGCTTGAGCGGTCATGGCAGGAAGATTGCAACAAGCGAGCCCGATCGTCAGCTCTCGCGATAG